ACACGGCGTACTCGAACGCGGCCCGCGCGTCGTCCGCCGCCGCCGGGAACGGGTGCTCGGGCGCGAGCCGGTAGTCCGCCGCCAGCACCCGCACCCCACCCTCCACGGCGAGGAACCGGCACAGGTTGTCGTGGCTGTCCAGGTCACCGCTGACCCACCCGCCACCGTGGTAGAAGACCAGCAGCGGCGACCCCGCGGCCAGGCCCGTCGGCTCGTAGAACCGGGCCCCGATCGCATGGGCGCCCACGCCGTCCAGCGTCAACGACCGCACCGCCACGCCATCGATCACCGGACCGCACACCAGCGCGTTGCTGCGGGTCAGCGCGAGGCGGTTCGCGGCGGGCGTGGTCGTCCGCCAGTCCTCACCGCTGATCTGCTGCAACCTCAGCAGCAACTGTGCTTCCGGATGCAGCCGCTGGCCGTCCAGCGTGATCGGGCGGCCGATGATCAGCTTGCGCAGCGGCGCGGGCAGACCGAAAACGAAGCGCAGGGCGCCGGCGAGGACACCGGGAGGGATCGAGTCGGCGAGCTTCGACATGCGTCGTACGTTACTAGCCGGTAGGCGCATGGGCGAGGAACTGGACCTCCAGATAGCTGGAGGTGGCAGGATCGGAAACCATGACGGTCACCGTGGTGGGCATCGGCGGGTCGCTGCGCCCCAACTCGCAGTCCGAACGCGCGATGAGGATCGTGTTGGAGGGCGCCGTGGACGCCGGCGCCAAGGTGATCGAGGTCGCCGGACCCGACCTGGTGCTGCCCTTCTACGACCCTTCGGTCCCCGAACGGCCGGACAACGCCCGCCGCCTCGTCGACGCCCTGCGCCACGCGGACGGCGTGGTGCTCGTGTCACCCGGCTACCACGGCACGGTGTCCGGCCTGGTCAAGAACGCCCTGGACTACGTCGAGGACATGCGCCTGGACGAGCGCCCCTACCTGGACGGACGGGCGGTCGGCTGCGTCGCGGCGGCACAGGGCTGGCAGGCGTCCGTGACCACGCTGACCGCGTTGCGCTCGATCGTGCACGCCCTGCGCGGCTGGCCCACCCCGCTCGGCGCGGCGGTGAACTCGCGCGAGGTCGAGTTCGACCCGGCCGGCGGGTGCTCGGTGCCGTCGGTGGCCGACCAACTACGCACGATCGGGCGACAGGTGACCGAGTTCGCCGTGTCGAGGGGGCGCTGAGCGGGTACGTGTCCGGTGGGCGTGAGCTGCCGCACGAACGGGTGTGGTTCGGCCCCGGCCGGGTGTTGGGCTGGTCGTCAGGCCCCTTCCACCAGCTCAAAGGAGAGCGTTCACCATGCAGGTGCTCTACACCGCGGAAGCCATCGCAGTCGGGGACGGTCGCAACGGCGAGGTCCGCTCCTCCGACGGAGTGATCGACGAGCAGCTGTCCACGCCCAAGGAGCTGGGTGGACCGGGCGGCGACAAGACCAACCCGGAGCAGCTGTTCGCGGCCGGGTATGCGGCGTGCTTCCACAGCGCGCTGAAGGTCGCCGCACGGCAGGCCAAGACGAGCATCGGCGAGACGACGGTCACCGCGAAGGTCGGCCTCGGCGCCAACGGCAGCGGCGGCTTCCAGCTGGCCGTGGAGCTGGCGACGCACATCCCCGGCGTCGAGCAGGCCGTGGCCGAGCAGCTCGTGGCCGCCGCCCACCAGATCTGCCCGTACTCCAACGCCACCCGCGGCAACATCGAGGTGGCTCTCACGACCACCGTCTGAAGGAGGCGTCAGACCATGAGCAAGTCTCCGATCACCAGCCCGTTGAGCGAGTCCGACAAGGCCTCGGTGGGCACGGTCCTCCAGGCCACCCTGGTCGACCTGATCGACCTGTCGTTGGTGGCCAAGCAGGCGCACTGGAACGTCGTCGGCAAGAACTTCCGCAGCGTCCACCTCCAGCTGGACGAGCTGGTGACGACCGCGCGCACGTACACCGACGAAGTGGCCGAACGCGCCGCCGCGCTGGGCGTCTCGCCCGACGGCAAGGCGCGGACGGTGGCCGACGGCTCCGGCGTGCCGGACTTCCCCGGCGGCTGGCTGAAGGAGGAGCAGGTGATCGCGGCCGTGGTCACCGCGCTCGGCGAGCTGATCCAGCGGCTGCGCGGCCGGATCGACGAGACGGACAAGTCCGACCTGGTCACCCAGGACCTGCTGATCGAGGTCACCAAGGCGTTCGAGCAGGCGCACTGGATGTGGCAGGCGCAGCAGGCCTGACCGGGCCTTCCACGACGCCGAGGGGCCACCGGGAGATCCCGGTGGCCCCTGATGACGGCACCCGCTGCGCTAGAGCACTCGGCAACCGGCTACAGCGCCGGCTTGAGCACCCGCTGCACGAACGCGACCTCGGCGGCCGTCTGCCGGATCGTCTCCGCGACCACCAGCGAGCCGTGCCCGGCGTCGTACCGGTACACCTCGTACGCCGCGCCACGCGCCGCCAGCCGGTCCAGGTAGTTGTCGATCTGCCGGATAGGGCAGCGCGGGTCGTTCTCGCCCGCCAGCACCAGCACCGGCGCGCGCACCGCGTCCACGTACGTCAGCGGCGAGCACTCGCGGTACCGGTCGGGCAGCTCCTCCGGCGACCCGCCGAACAGCGCCCGGTCGAACGCCCTCAGCGGCTCCATCTCGTCCTCGTACGCCGCCAGGTAGTCCGCGACCGGCACGCCCGCGACCCCGGCCGCCCACAGCTCCGGCTGCGTGCCCAGCGCCAGCAGCGACAGGTACCCGCCCCACGACGCGCCGTTGACCACGCACTTCGCCGGGTCGGCGAAACCGGTCCGGACGGCCCACTCGTGCACCGCCGCCACGTCCTCCAGCTCGGTCAGCCCCGGCCGGCCCTCGATCGCGTCACGCCACTTCGAGCCGTACCCGGTGGACCCGCGGTAGTTCACGTGCACCACGGCGAACCCGGCGTCCAGCCACACCGCGCGGTAGGCGGAGAACCGGTCCTCGTCCGCCGCGTGCGGGCCGCCGTGCAGGTGGAACACGGTCGGCAGCGGGCCGTCGGGGGCGCCTTCCGGACGGGCCACCAGCGCGTGCACGTCACCGACGAACACGTCGCCCAGGTCGACCGACGGGGGCGCCTTGTGGCCGGGCGGCTCCAGCAGCACGCGGTCGTCGCCGGCCACGTCGAGCACGCGCACCACACCGGGCCGCGCGGCCGACGACCACGAGTACTCCACCGCGCCGTCCGGCCGCACGTCCGCGCTCCCCACAGTCCCGTGTGGAGTGTCCAAAGCGGACAGCTCGCCGGTGGCGAGGTCGTAGCGGTGCAACGTGTTCCGCGCCTGGAACGTGTGCACGACCAGCAGCGACCGCGCGTCCGGGTACCAGTCGGCGCTGATCTCGCCGGGCAGGTCGACCACGACCTCGGTCTCGGTGTCCGCCGCGACGTCCCAGATCAGCAACTCGTCCTTGCCCCGCCGCTCGTGCCCGACGAGCAGCCGGTTGTCGCCGCGCACCGGGCTGAACGCGATCGCGTCCAGACCCTTGCCGGGGCCGTCCCACTTCTCGGCGACCTTCTCGCCGGACGGCGTCACCACGCGCAGCGCGGCGTGCCGGTTGTCGCCGTGCTCCGAGTGCGACAGCACGACCAGCGTCTCGTCCTTGGACAGCGCGGACACGCCGCCGTCGTTCTCGTGCGCGTAGATCACCTCGGCCGGACCGCTCGCGCGCGAGACGTACACCGTGGTGCCGTCGTCGGTGGACGTGCCGACCGCGACGACCTCGTGCCCGATCTCCAGCCCCGCCGGGTACCCGGCCGGCACGCCGTCCACGGCGGGCTTCGTGTCGCCGCCGGGCTTGAACGGCTCGCTGACCCACGTGCCGAACTCGTCGCCGTCGGTGTCGGCGAACCACCAGATGGCCCGGCCGTCGGGGCTCAGCGTGCCGTGCGACGTGCCGTTCGGCCGGTCGGTGACCTTGCGGTGGGTGTCGGTGGCGCGGTCCCAGGCGTAGATCTCCCACACGCCGCTGGAGTTCGACAGGTACAGGCTGCGGTCCGGCGCGTCGTCCGCCCAGCCGGGCAGGCTCACCCGGGGCGCGGTGAAACGGGCCTTCCAGCGGGCCTCGGCCGCGGCGTCGGCGAACAGGGGGTCGGGCACTTCGGCGGTCGGGTGCGTCGTCACGCCTCCG
This is a stretch of genomic DNA from Saccharothrix ecbatanensis. It encodes these proteins:
- a CDS encoding NADPH-dependent FMN reductase; its protein translation is MTVTVVGIGGSLRPNSQSERAMRIVLEGAVDAGAKVIEVAGPDLVLPFYDPSVPERPDNARRLVDALRHADGVVLVSPGYHGTVSGLVKNALDYVEDMRLDERPYLDGRAVGCVAAAQGWQASVTTLTALRSIVHALRGWPTPLGAAVNSREVEFDPAGGCSVPSVADQLRTIGRQVTEFAVSRGR
- a CDS encoding organic hydroperoxide resistance protein produces the protein MQVLYTAEAIAVGDGRNGEVRSSDGVIDEQLSTPKELGGPGGDKTNPEQLFAAGYAACFHSALKVAARQAKTSIGETTVTAKVGLGANGSGGFQLAVELATHIPGVEQAVAEQLVAAAHQICPYSNATRGNIEVALTTTV
- a CDS encoding Dps family protein, producing the protein MSKSPITSPLSESDKASVGTVLQATLVDLIDLSLVAKQAHWNVVGKNFRSVHLQLDELVTTARTYTDEVAERAAALGVSPDGKARTVADGSGVPDFPGGWLKEEQVIAAVVTALGELIQRLRGRIDETDKSDLVTQDLLIEVTKAFEQAHWMWQAQQA
- a CDS encoding S9 family peptidase → MTTHPTAEVPDPLFADAAAEARWKARFTAPRVSLPGWADDAPDRSLYLSNSSGVWEIYAWDRATDTHRKVTDRPNGTSHGTLSPDGRAIWWFADTDGDEFGTWVSEPFKPGGDTKPAVDGVPAGYPAGLEIGHEVVAVGTSTDDGTTVYVSRASGPAEVIYAHENDGGVSALSKDETLVVLSHSEHGDNRHAALRVVTPSGEKVAEKWDGPGKGLDAIAFSPVRGDNRLLVGHERRGKDELLIWDVAADTETEVVVDLPGEISADWYPDARSLLVVHTFQARNTLHRYDLATGELSALDTPHGTVGSADVRPDGAVEYSWSSAARPGVVRVLDVAGDDRVLLEPPGHKAPPSVDLGDVFVGDVHALVARPEGAPDGPLPTVFHLHGGPHAADEDRFSAYRAVWLDAGFAVVHVNYRGSTGYGSKWRDAIEGRPGLTELEDVAAVHEWAVRTGFADPAKCVVNGASWGGYLSLLALGTQPELWAAGVAGVPVADYLAAYEDEMEPLRAFDRALFGGSPEELPDRYRECSPLTYVDAVRAPVLVLAGENDPRCPIRQIDNYLDRLAARGAAYEVYRYDAGHGSLVVAETIRQTAAEVAFVQRVLKPAL